The following DNA comes from Eubalaena glacialis isolate mEubGla1 chromosome 1, mEubGla1.1.hap2.+ XY, whole genome shotgun sequence.
aagggaaaaggggggaagggagggatggagggaaggagggagagagagaaaaggaaggcaaAGTAGTTTGCTAGTCCACAGGGCAAGGAGGTGGAGGAAACTGAACCTGGCCATGAGCTTGCCCATGGCCCCAgctccatcctcctcctctcctctgtcCCTCCCACGCTGACCAGGGCAGCCAGCTCTGACTTGGCCCAAGAGAACAGGGCAATGGGTCTTAAGCCTGTCTCTTTTGAGTTCTCTGATGCCTCACCTGTCTCTCTGAGGAAAGCAATCTGCCCCCTCCCCTATCCCTCACCCTCACCTCCTTGCTTGCCAGATGCCTCTGGGAACTGGGATTTGCCAGGATGTAGGGACCCAGGGCTGTGGGGGACCCATGGACATGTGGAGTGAGGCCCTGGCCCCTGAACTTGCCCAACAGCAGGGCACCTGGACAACACCCTGCACTTTGCCCCACGGATAAGTGGCCCCTGGGTGGAGGCAGGTAAGGGTGGGGATGGGCGGGGACAGGGCCACCTGGTCCAGTCGTTTGGTGCCCTGCAGGCTGCGCTGTTGCAGGTTCTGTCTTGGCCGTCAGCGTGGGGAAAACGCTCTCCACGACACAACAGGACCTGTGAGGTGGAGCCACTGAGGTACCCGCGGGTGGCCCAGTGACAAGTCCCCCGAAACACAGCAGGTGCATTTCCTGAGACCCCCTGTTTGCTCATGGGCCTcttgcggggagcaggggtgtGGGGAGCCAAGAGGCTGACTTGCGAGTGCCCAGGGCCTGGCTCTGAAACCACCGGGGCTTCGGCCTTTgcttctcctctccccccacctacTCATTTCCCCACCTGTGAGGCAACCACGTAAACAACAGCTACTCCATGTGTGGGCTTGTAACACGCGCCCCAGGGTGTGTGCGGGTTTTAGCCCATTTACTCATCAGCACAACCTAGGAGGCAGGTCCCATTAAGTACCCCCATTTTACCCGTGAGAAAACCAAGGAAGAGATGTTAAAATAACTTGCCCGAGGTGATCAGCCAGTTAGGAGCAGTGCAAACGGGATGTCTATCGATTGCCACAGCATGTGAGATAGGCTCTTATTCGGAGCAGGGGTCTCACTATGAGTTGCCAAAGCAGGGAGCCTCTGCAGAGAGGCACTTCCCTCCCAGAGACTTgccaggggggagggagagggtggagAGGTGACGCAGACCTGTATGTTATTTGCAGAAGTCTTTATTGGGGAGCGGTCAGAGTTCATGGATCACGGGGAGGTGCAAATAGAGAGTTCTAAGGACGCTGCTGGGACGGGGGCTTGTTGGGGAAACTGCATCCTGGCCAGCTTGCCCAGAAGTCTGGGAGCACTGGTGCCAGTCCCTCTGCAGTCTCAGCAGAGAGTGCCCTGGAGCCCTGACATTACTCAGCCTCCCTCTGGGGGCCCCCCGGGCCTTGCCACTGTCCGTCTGTCTGCATGAAGCCCAGGGGTCAGCAGAGGATCCAGTCCTCCTTGGCATGTCCCTCCCACTTGGCCAATTTTCCTGAGACTCCCCAAAGAGCCAGTCCAGGGGGTCCACAGTGCTGGCCCCGGGCAGTGTGGGCTGCTGGCCACTGAAGCGGGTGGTGATGTCCTCTAGGGAACCAGGGGTGCAGCTCTTCTCACGGGAACGGGCTGGCCGGTGGGGTCTCCTGGGTCGGACCCTGGCTGCAGCCTCATCCGGCACTGAGGTGGGCTGCGCCAGCTGACAGATGGACTTCACGTAGTCATCCAGGCTAGGGGAGGCGGGGGGGTCCTCTCCAGGCCCACCGGGCAGCATCTCCTCCAAGGTCTCCCGAATTGTGGGCAGGTGGGCCACAGAAAGCAAAAGCCGGGACCTCATGGCTGCCGGCCACAAGGAAGCAGCAACCTGTTGGTTGACAGAGGACTGGGGTGAGGGACTAGTGTGCCATCCTGACACCCTTcctgtgtcccctccccaccTGAGGCTGCCTGGGTGAATCACATGCCTGAGAGCAGTTTAAAGTCTGCAGATCCAAGACCAGGCTCGAACTCCTGGGCTCTTCCTGCTAACATTACTTAAGATCCTATCATTACTGTTGTTCAAGAACCCGTACAAATCAGAGAACCCAGCCTCACGGACTGGAGTCAGGGGAAACCTGGGTTTAAAACCAAACTTAGCAGTTCCTAACACGGAGTCCTTTGGCACAGTCACCTCTCCAAGCTTCCActtactcatccataaaatggggttaAAAATACACCTCTCAAGGGCGTTGGGAAAAACTTGTGGAATGACACTTCATGGGAAATTCCATTATGAATATAAAGCCCTCCGCAGCTGTTGTTACAGCAGTTAGCTGCATCCTGGTCTCTAACCCGCAGTGAGGCTGTGCGCGTCCCAGGCTGAGAACTGCTTCAAAGATACCCAACGCCTTTTTGTTTTACCGCAAACCAGAGGGCAGTTGCTCTCTCTTACCTGTAGCTGAGGAGGTCTGGGGGTAGCAGGGGAGCTGGATGAGCAAGGAAGTCCACAGAAAGCCCCCAGGAAGCTCAGGGCAGAGGGATCGGGGTCCAGCAGTTGGAGCCCTGTGTCCGGCGTCAGATTGCTGGGAGGAGGGCGACGAGGAAGATGTGCTATGGCCTCTGTACGATGTGCCACTGTCCAGAGTGGAATCCTCCCTGAGCTGTCTGGCGAACCTCAGGGCCTGGCAGCTGCTTTTATACCTTTCCACCAGCAATCAATTACTGTTACACGGGCCAAAAATAGCAGTTCTCAGGAAggctctcagaggaaaacagcttggcgggcggggcctggcccAGCTGCCAGCTTGGAGCAAGCGTTTGCGCCTGTAGGACATTCTGGGAATGTTTACtctgcagggcaggggtggggtggccaCTGGGAGAGGCAGGGGGCTCCACTGGGCTCCAACAAGCAGCCCTAGGGTCTGCCACCTCCGCCTAGAAGTGTTCCCCACTACACCTTACACTAG
Coding sequences within:
- the DEPP1 gene encoding protein DEPP1, encoding MRSRLLLSVAHLPTIRETLEEMLPGGPGEDPPASPSLDDYVKSICQLAQPTSVPDEAAARVRPRRPHRPARSREKSCTPGSLEDITTRFSGQQPTLPGASTVDPLDWLFGESQENWPSGRDMPRRTGSSADPWASCRQTDSGKARGAPRGRLSNVRAPGHSLLRLQRDWHQCSQTSGQAGQDAVSPTSPRPSSVLRTLYLHLPVIHEL